A stretch of Novipirellula artificiosorum DNA encodes these proteins:
- a CDS encoding sodium:solute symporter family protein, whose protein sequence is MIAALDSLALLLSQNDPSRAIAMHGIDIAIIVAYCGLILVAGWYLSKRASQDIDSYFLADKSLPWWVIGTSHGASGFDIAGTMWFVAAFFTYGVKSAFIPWIWPLFDRVFRQVYLGPWIRKSNVLTGAEWMKTRFGSGRAGTLSHMSVVVYAIVVSVGFLCLAYEGIGRFAVVFFPWDLSIGPISSADSYAIAILLFTLAYLLLGGWYSVVLTDLIQFVILTLTSVFIAYIAMTNVSREALQAATPEGWDSLQLGWQMNLDWSNHVEGLNEKIKADNYDWFGWIIAIMFGKGLMVSMAGPTPGYGMQHQLSVRNAREAALENWWMSIVQLIPRFLMISGIAVLGLVYFTPMVREMTADGGQFDFEQVLPLVIRDFVPVGLVGFLVAGLLAAFMSTFDSTVNAGAAYVVNDIYKRYINPRATQRRYVVASYLASILLVVVGIVFALSIDSIDDITKWLTFALYGGYAVPNILKWHWWRFNGYGYFAGMISGVLAAIGFKVLNETGVWQIEDMYSFFLTAPVAAFASVVATLMTPPDDEQVLKQFYYDVRPWGFWDPIYQKVKLEHPDVEKNHSFSMDMINVAIGIVWQLMLIIVPVALVIRRWDMFLVSLGILAITSLVMKFTWWDRLDQFDPK, encoded by the coding sequence ATGATTGCTGCGTTGGATTCGCTTGCTCTCCTTCTGTCGCAAAACGATCCGTCGCGCGCGATCGCGATGCACGGGATCGACATCGCGATCATCGTCGCCTATTGCGGCTTGATTCTGGTCGCGGGGTGGTACTTGTCCAAACGTGCTTCGCAGGACATTGATTCGTATTTTCTGGCTGACAAGAGCCTCCCTTGGTGGGTGATTGGGACGTCACACGGTGCCAGCGGATTCGACATTGCAGGAACGATGTGGTTTGTCGCCGCCTTCTTTACCTATGGGGTCAAAAGTGCGTTCATTCCATGGATTTGGCCCTTGTTCGACCGCGTTTTCCGGCAAGTCTATCTGGGGCCATGGATCCGCAAGTCGAACGTACTGACCGGCGCCGAATGGATGAAAACACGATTCGGCAGCGGCCGCGCCGGAACGCTCTCGCACATGAGTGTGGTGGTCTATGCGATCGTCGTCTCCGTCGGCTTTCTGTGTTTGGCGTATGAAGGGATTGGACGCTTCGCCGTCGTGTTCTTTCCTTGGGACCTTTCGATCGGCCCAATCTCGAGCGCAGACTCTTACGCGATCGCGATTCTGCTTTTCACCTTGGCCTACCTGCTGCTCGGAGGTTGGTACAGTGTCGTGCTGACCGACTTGATTCAATTCGTCATCTTGACGTTGACTTCCGTGTTCATTGCCTACATCGCAATGACGAATGTTTCACGCGAAGCGTTACAAGCAGCCACGCCTGAGGGATGGGACAGCTTGCAACTCGGATGGCAAATGAATCTCGATTGGAGCAATCACGTTGAGGGATTGAATGAGAAAATCAAGGCAGACAACTACGATTGGTTCGGATGGATCATCGCAATCATGTTCGGCAAAGGATTGATGGTCAGCATGGCGGGGCCAACGCCGGGCTACGGAATGCAGCATCAATTGTCCGTCCGCAACGCTCGCGAGGCGGCACTTGAAAATTGGTGGATGTCAATCGTTCAATTGATTCCACGTTTTCTGATGATCAGCGGGATTGCGGTATTGGGGTTGGTCTATTTTACGCCAATGGTTCGCGAGATGACCGCAGACGGTGGTCAATTCGATTTCGAACAGGTACTTCCGCTGGTGATCCGCGACTTCGTCCCGGTCGGCTTGGTGGGTTTCTTGGTTGCCGGTTTATTGGCGGCATTCATGAGCACCTTTGATTCCACCGTGAACGCTGGAGCCGCCTATGTTGTCAATGACATCTACAAACGGTACATCAACCCACGCGCGACTCAGCGCCGGTATGTCGTCGCCAGCTATTTGGCGTCGATTTTATTGGTGGTGGTGGGGATCGTGTTTGCCTTGTCGATTGATTCGATTGACGACATCACGAAGTGGTTGACGTTCGCGCTCTACGGCGGCTACGCGGTACCCAATATTTTGAAATGGCATTGGTGGCGTTTCAATGGCTACGGCTATTTTGCCGGCATGATTTCGGGCGTGCTTGCGGCGATCGGCTTTAAGGTGCTAAACGAAACAGGCGTTTGGCAAATCGAAGACATGTATTCCTTTTTCCTGACCGCCCCCGTGGCAGCGTTTGCTTCCGTCGTCGCTACCCTGATGACGCCGCCTGACGACGAACAAGTGCTGAAGCAGTTCTATTACGACGTCCGACCTTGGGGTTTTTGGGATCCGATTTACCAAAAAGTCAAGCTGGAGCATCCTGACGTTGAAAAGAACCACAGTTTTTCGATGGATATGATCAACGTGGCAATCGGGATTGTTTGGCAATTGATGTTGATCATCGTTCCGGTCGCTTTGGTGATCCGTCGCTGGGACATGTTTCTCGTTTCTCTCGGTATACTCGCAATCACATCACTGGTGATGAAGTTCACTTGGTGGGATCGCCTGGATCAGTTTGACCCAAAATAA
- a CDS encoding ABC transporter ATP-binding protein — MIHVEGLRKIYNRHLAVDDISFDLEPGQICGLVGPNGAGKTTVMRCLAGLIPASDGSMSVGGFDSRTNLIELKRQLAYVPDDPPLFDDLSVAQHLELMGRLYKVSQFNRKANRLLETFDLVDKLDAGATTLSRGMRQKLAVCCAYLFDPKVLLLDEPMTGLDPPGIRELLQSVRDRAEAGATVMISSHLLPMIEGVCTHYLVMKRGQLRFFGSVNQLRSHYASTCTLEDAYFAAIDENLSSNASPSPTDQVLEMEVVA; from the coding sequence ATGATTCACGTCGAAGGTCTACGTAAAATCTACAACCGGCACTTGGCGGTTGACGACATCTCGTTCGACCTTGAACCGGGGCAAATCTGTGGACTGGTCGGTCCCAATGGCGCTGGCAAGACGACGGTGATGCGTTGCTTGGCAGGGCTGATTCCTGCGTCGGATGGTTCGATGTCGGTCGGAGGATTCGACAGTCGCACGAATCTGATCGAGCTCAAACGCCAACTTGCCTACGTACCGGATGACCCACCGCTGTTCGACGATTTGTCTGTGGCCCAACACCTGGAATTGATGGGACGCCTTTACAAAGTCAGCCAATTCAACCGCAAAGCAAATCGGCTCTTGGAGACATTCGATCTGGTCGACAAGCTGGACGCCGGTGCGACAACGCTGTCGCGTGGGATGCGTCAAAAACTTGCCGTTTGTTGTGCTTATCTTTTTGATCCCAAGGTTTTGTTGCTCGACGAACCGATGACCGGACTTGACCCACCAGGAATCCGCGAATTGCTTCAATCGGTTCGCGATCGAGCGGAAGCGGGTGCCACCGTGATGATTAGCAGCCATTTGTTGCCGATGATCGAGGGCGTCTGTACGCATTACCTGGTGATGAAGCGGGGCCAACTTCGGTTCTTTGGTTCCGTCAACCAACTACGTTCACACTACGCATCGACTTGTACGTTGGAAGATGCCTACTTCGCGGCAATCGACGAGAACTTATCGTCGAACGCATCGCCATCGCCGACGGACCAAGTGTTGGAGATGGAAGTCGTCGCATGA
- a CDS encoding NAD(P)H-hydrate epimerase yields the protein MLRLTRQQVRQIDQTAIEHYGMSGLVLMENAGRGAAEAIHRIAPSGDLVVLCGKGNNAGDGYVIARHLDLMNRTVKVVSVVPLGSLTGDAAANANIAVRAGLDIEVVEDPAELEATLGSAAILVDCLLGTGATGDPQGVYADAVRTANAADAIRIAIDIPTGLDVDTGVPGEPTFQADATLTFVAEKTGFATKEAREFLGIVEVISIGIPKKMLPV from the coding sequence ATGCTACGCCTGACTCGCCAACAGGTCCGTCAAATCGATCAAACCGCCATCGAGCATTATGGCATGTCGGGATTGGTGCTCATGGAAAACGCTGGCCGTGGTGCTGCCGAGGCCATCCATCGGATTGCACCAAGTGGCGATCTGGTGGTTTTGTGTGGCAAAGGGAATAACGCTGGCGACGGCTACGTGATCGCAAGGCACTTGGACTTGATGAACCGAACAGTCAAAGTTGTTTCGGTCGTGCCACTCGGTTCGCTGACCGGTGACGCGGCTGCGAACGCGAACATCGCGGTTCGAGCGGGATTGGACATCGAAGTGGTCGAAGATCCCGCGGAGCTCGAAGCAACCCTTGGCTCGGCGGCGATCCTTGTCGATTGCTTGCTGGGGACCGGTGCGACGGGAGATCCACAAGGCGTCTATGCCGATGCGGTCCGCACCGCGAACGCCGCTGACGCCATTCGGATTGCAATCGACATTCCAACCGGGCTTGATGTCGACACGGGCGTCCCTGGCGAACCGACTTTCCAAGCGGATGCAACGTTGACGTTTGTTGCCGAAAAAACCGGCTTTGCAACGAAGGAAGCTCGCGAGTTCCTCGGAATCGTCGAAGTGATCTCGATCGGCATTCCAAAGAAGATGCTGCCCGTCTAG
- a CDS encoding FmdB family zinc ribbon protein has translation MPLYEYECKSCDKVIELLVRSQDELAECPQCGNTKMERQLSVTAAPSIKRSSSLPISGSGEACGMPRCCGGGCQM, from the coding sequence ATGCCGCTTTACGAATACGAATGCAAATCTTGTGACAAAGTGATTGAGCTTCTGGTCCGTTCGCAAGACGAGCTTGCCGAATGCCCACAGTGTGGAAACACGAAGATGGAGCGACAATTAAGTGTGACCGCCGCGCCGTCAATCAAGCGGAGTTCGTCGCTGCCGATTAGCGGCAGCGGTGAAGCCTGCGGCATGCCGCGATGTTGCGGCGGTGGTTGCCAAATGTAA
- a CDS encoding ferredoxin--NADP reductase yields MSEIVDTIPLSAAQIHELKEKYYNATIVDRVDTHRDLARFRIRPDKPFPPFEPGQFVSLGIGNWEQRVPGTQKEELTEKDWAKCIQRAYSISCPVVDSDGKVAPVNSVDYLEFYVTLVRQSGLPGEPPPVVTPRLFGCSVGDRVLVGKKIVGHYTIGKVEPDDTILMLSTGTGEAPHNAMAAELLARNHRGRIVNATCVRNRIDLAYSKEHQQLMEAFSQYRYLQFTTRDPENIDPEHPGFVGKQHLQALFLSGELAKAAEDPLDPAQTHVYLCGNPAMIGYVPPGADPPTTPGMLPLLKDAGFRDDHGYEGPGSIRFEKYW; encoded by the coding sequence TTGAGTGAGATAGTTGACACGATACCGTTGAGTGCCGCACAAATCCACGAGTTGAAGGAAAAATACTACAACGCCACCATTGTTGACCGAGTAGATACACATCGCGACTTGGCTCGCTTCCGAATTCGCCCTGACAAGCCATTTCCGCCGTTCGAGCCGGGGCAATTCGTTAGCCTCGGGATAGGAAATTGGGAACAACGGGTTCCTGGGACGCAAAAGGAGGAATTGACGGAAAAAGACTGGGCAAAATGCATTCAAAGGGCCTATTCGATCTCGTGTCCCGTCGTCGATTCGGATGGCAAAGTGGCACCCGTCAACTCGGTCGATTACCTCGAGTTTTATGTGACGTTGGTTCGCCAATCGGGCTTGCCTGGCGAACCGCCGCCAGTGGTCACGCCACGACTGTTTGGCTGTTCCGTGGGGGATCGCGTTTTGGTGGGAAAGAAGATCGTGGGCCACTATACGATTGGAAAGGTCGAGCCAGACGATACGATCTTGATGCTGAGCACCGGAACGGGTGAAGCGCCTCACAATGCCATGGCCGCTGAATTGCTTGCCCGAAACCATCGAGGCCGTATCGTCAATGCAACGTGCGTGCGCAATCGCATCGACCTGGCTTATTCGAAAGAACACCAGCAGCTAATGGAAGCGTTTTCACAGTACCGCTACTTGCAATTCACGACACGCGACCCCGAAAACATCGATCCAGAGCATCCAGGGTTCGTTGGCAAACAGCATTTGCAGGCGTTGTTCCTGTCCGGTGAATTGGCCAAAGCAGCCGAGGATCCGCTCGACCCGGCACAGACCCACGTGTACCTCTGTGGAAACCCAGCCATGATCGGTTATGTGCCCCCAGGCGCCGATCCGCCCACGACCCCCGGCATGTTGCCGCTGTTAAAAGATGCTGGATTTCGAGACGATCACGGTTATGAAGGCCCCGGATCCATTCGTTTCGAGAAGTACTGGTAA
- a CDS encoding glucose-1-phosphate adenylyltransferase — protein sequence MNLNNTIALILGGGRGTRLFPLTKIRAKPAVPLAAKYRLIDIPISNCINSNLNRVYVLTQFLSESLHRHLRQTYHFDHFSGGFVELLAAQQTVDEGTDWYQGTADAVRKNLVHLEESWIEHVLILSGDQLYRMDFREMMQTHIDSGADATIAGIPVSREDASSLGIMQVDDEGRVRGFVEKPQTEEQLATVRMNPAWIDGHGIPSKGRDLLASMGLYIFNKSVMVDLLNSTDHEDFGKGIFPEAIKSHKVQLHLFDGYWEDIGTIRAFYESNLSLAGKAPPFDIRNPNAPIYSRPRYLPPTIMGDSKIISSLIADGCRIGDNVTIENSVIGLRTVIGDNVTIKDSVVMGADEIESEDDAKASGLLPVGIGSNSHIAGAILDKNCRIGENVRITNVAGHDHHGEDGPLQVRDGISIVIKNAQIETGFQA from the coding sequence ATGAACCTGAACAACACAATCGCCCTTATTCTTGGTGGTGGCCGCGGGACGAGACTGTTCCCGCTGACGAAAATTCGTGCCAAACCGGCTGTGCCGTTGGCGGCCAAGTACCGGTTGATCGACATCCCGATCAGCAATTGCATCAATAGCAATCTGAATCGCGTTTATGTGTTGACGCAGTTTTTGTCCGAAAGTCTGCATCGTCACCTTCGGCAAACCTATCACTTTGACCACTTCAGCGGCGGATTTGTCGAATTGCTCGCGGCTCAGCAAACGGTTGACGAAGGAACCGATTGGTACCAAGGCACCGCCGATGCGGTTCGCAAAAACTTGGTCCACCTTGAAGAGAGTTGGATCGAGCACGTGTTGATCCTGTCGGGTGACCAGTTGTACCGAATGGACTTTCGCGAAATGATGCAAACCCACATCGATTCGGGAGCCGATGCAACGATTGCCGGCATCCCCGTTTCGCGGGAGGATGCTTCTTCACTTGGAATCATGCAAGTTGATGACGAAGGTCGTGTCCGTGGTTTCGTTGAAAAACCGCAAACCGAAGAGCAGCTTGCCACGGTTCGAATGAACCCGGCCTGGATTGACGGTCATGGTATCCCCAGCAAGGGTCGCGACTTATTGGCCAGCATGGGGCTCTACATCTTCAACAAATCGGTCATGGTCGATTTGCTCAATAGCACCGACCACGAAGACTTTGGCAAAGGGATTTTCCCCGAAGCGATCAAGTCTCACAAAGTCCAACTCCATCTGTTCGATGGCTATTGGGAAGATATTGGAACGATTCGAGCATTTTACGAATCAAACCTAAGCTTGGCAGGCAAGGCACCGCCCTTCGATATTCGCAATCCCAACGCACCGATCTACAGTCGACCGCGGTACCTGCCCCCGACGATCATGGGTGATTCCAAGATCATTTCCAGCTTGATCGCTGACGGATGCCGGATTGGGGACAATGTCACGATCGAAAACAGTGTAATTGGATTACGAACGGTGATTGGGGACAACGTCACCATTAAAGACAGCGTCGTGATGGGGGCGGATGAAATCGAATCTGAGGATGACGCCAAGGCGAGCGGGCTGTTGCCGGTCGGAATTGGCAGCAATAGCCACATCGCTGGCGCGATCCTGGACAAGAATTGTCGGATTGGCGAGAACGTGCGAATTACCAACGTAGCGGGCCACGACCATCACGGCGAGGATGGGCCGCTGCAAGTTCGCGATGGTATCTCGATCGTGATCAAGAACGCCCAAATCGAAACGGGTTTTCAAGCTTAA